In one Cercospora beticola chromosome 1, complete sequence genomic region, the following are encoded:
- a CDS encoding uncharacterized protein (BUSCO:EOG09264ABT), protein MAAAAIRPMGPMDLLKFNPCNLDHLTETYNIGFYLEYFTKWPHLCKVIEGPSGQIEAYILGKVEASPYPAPIEPYDPGLKIYQKKFSNYLPWHAHITCLTVAPSARRLGYATKLSEALEEVGDQENAWFVDLFVRVENEAAIQLYKKMGYSVYRRITDYYNDGSDAYDMRKPLKRDKHRKTVRANGENIKVSPDEVW, encoded by the exons atggcagcagcagcgattcGACCCATGGGTCCAATGGATCTGCTCAAATTCAACCCGTGTAATCTCGACCACCTAACAGAAACCTACAACATCGGCTTTTACCTCGAATACTTCACAAAATGGCCACACCTCTGCAAAGTCATCGAAGGTCCAAGCGGCCAAATCGAAGCCTACA TCCTCGGCAAAGTCGAGGCTTCACCATACCCAGCACCTATCGAGCCTTACGACCCAGGTCTGAAGATCTATCAGAAGAAGTTTTCCAATTATCTCCCCTGGCATGCGCATATCACTTGTCTGACAGTGGCTCCATCGGCTCGAAGACTGGGATACGCGACGAAGCTCTCGGAAGCACTGGAAGAAGTTGGTGATCAAGAAAATGCCTGGTTCGTTGACTTGTTTGTGCGGGTTGAGAATGAGGCTGCGATTCAGCTGTACAAGAAAATGGG CTATTCCGTCTACAGGAGAATAACAGACTACTACAATGACGGAAGCGACGCCTACGACATGAGGAAACCACTCAAGCGAGATAAGCACCGCAAGACTGTTCGCGCCAATGGCGAGAATATCAAAGTGAGTCCTGATGAGGTGTGGTGA